The following nucleotide sequence is from Solea senegalensis isolate Sse05_10M linkage group LG19, IFAPA_SoseM_1, whole genome shotgun sequence.
TGAAGAAAAACCTGTCACAGGGTTGTGACAGGGTtgtgacgcttttctgtcgcccaatcagatCACTGTCGAGAGTGGaactgtaccattactctggtacctcaAGTGAAGGGTACCGAAAAATGGAATATGGGGCCAGTtcttttggtactattcctaatggaaacggaAAAAAACACGTATCATATCAAACCGCTCCACTTGGTGGAAAAACATTTGCTTAATTACATCAGCAAATGTTACTAACCTGGAATATGTTTTGCAAGCATAACTTCTCTTCTCTGTATAATTACGCTagttttattcaacacattGGAATTCCTGTTTCATcgaaatatttttaaattttcttcGATCCAATTCCATCAGGTGTTATTGGTCTTTTGATGATTTTATTAATAACACCCCTAGTAGGTTTGGTATAACTGTCTTTTGGAAATGTCGGCttgtcattcattattattttgattggCAGTGACATTGTTAAATCTTTTTCTTCCATCATGCAAGTATATACACTGGAACTGGAACTTCAGACTTCAAAATATGATTTGGAACTTCGAAATGTGGGGGGCTGCATTACACCTCTTCatgtacagcctgctggaatGTTTTTGAGTACATAAACTGTCATTTACAATCTACATTAGATAAAAGGCAGCGGCCTAAATACTACAAAGGATTATGACATCATGTCCTTCAAGGTAATATTACAGATGCCatgaaacacaaagaacaaacagcaaagTAAACGATTCTGCCTTCTCACTTTCAACAATTGTTGGAGAACTCAGTGAAACTTGATCTTTCTGCATCATTATTCAGGAGTTCCAAATTTTGATCACAATGAGGGAAATCGTACACCTGCAGGCAGGCCAGTGTGGCAACCAAATTGGAGCCAAGTTCTGGGAGGTGATAAGTGATGAACATGGCATTGACCCCTCTGGGACATACCACGGGGACAATGACCTGCAGCTAGAGCGAATAAATGTGTACTTTAACGAGGCAGCAGCTGGTAAGTATGTTCCTCGTGCAGTGCTTTTTGACTTGGAGCCAGGGACGATGGATTCTGTGAGGTCTAGTCCATATGGCCAAATCTTCAGACCAGACAGTTTTGTCTTTGGCCAAACCGGAGCAGGTAACAACTGGGCTAGAGGTCACTACACAGAGGGAGCTGAGCTGGTGGACTCTGTCTTGGATGTGGTGAGGAAGGAGTCAGAGAGCTGTGACTGCCTCCAGGGCTTCCAGCTCACACACTCGCTGGGCGGAGGCACTGGCTCTGGCATGGGCACACTGCTTGTCAGCAAAATCCGAGAGGAGTATCCAGATCGCATCATGAACACTTTCAGTGTGGTTCCTTCACCCAAGGTCTCAGACACAGTAGTGGAGCCTTACAATGCCACCCTGTCTGTGCACCAACTGGTCGAGAACACAGACGAGACCTTCTGCATTGATAATGAGGCCCTGTATGACATCTGCTTCCGCACACTCAAGCTCACCACACCCTGCTACAGTGACCTCAATCATCTTGTCTCAAGCACCATGAGTGGTGTGACCACCTGTCTGCGCTTCCCTGGACAGCTCAATGCTGATCTGAGGAAACTGGCCGTTAACATGGT
It contains:
- the LOC122785483 gene encoding tubulin beta-4B chain-like isoform X2; amino-acid sequence: MREIVHLQAGQCGNQIGAKFWEVISDEHGIDPSGTYHGDNDLQLERINVYFNEAAAGKYVPRAVLFDLEPGTMDSVRSSPYGQIFRPDSFVFGQTGAGNNWARGHYTEGAELVDSVLDVVRKESESCDCLQGFQLTHSLGGGTGSGMGTLLVSKIREEYPDRIMNTFSVVPSPKVSDTVVEPYNATLSVHQLVENTDETFCIDNEALYDICFRTLKLTTPCYSDLNHLVSSTMSGVTTCLRFPGQLNADLRKLAVNMVPFPRLHFFMPGFAPLTSRGSQQYRALTVPELTQQMFDAKNMMAACDPRHGRYLTVAAIFRGRLSMKEVDEQMLNIQNKNNSYFVEWIPNNVKTAVCDIPPRGLKMSATFIGNSTAIQELFRRISEQFTAMFRRKAFLHWYTGEGMDEMEFTEAESNMNDLISEYQQYQDATAEEGGEFEEEGEEEQE
- the LOC122785483 gene encoding tubulin beta chain-like isoform X1, translating into MREIVHLQAGQSGKYVPRAVLFDLEPGTMDSVRSSPYGQIFRPDSFVFGQTGAGNNWARGHYTEGAELVDSVLDVVRKESESCDCLQGFQLTHSLGGGTGSGMGTLLVSKIREEYPDRIMNTFSVVPSPKVSDTVVEPYNATLSVHQLVENTDETFCIDNEALYDICFRTLKLTTPCYSDLNHLVSSTMSGVTTCLRFPGQLNADLRKLAVNMVPFPRLHFFMPGFAPLTSRGSQQYRALTVPELTQQMFDAKNMMAACDPRHGRYLTVAAIFRGRLSMKEVDEQMLNIQNKNNSYFVEWIPNNVKTAVCDIPPRGLKMSATFIGNSTAIQELFRRISEQFTAMFRRKAFLHWYTGEGMDEMEFTEAESNMNDLISEYQQYQDATAEEGGEFEEEGEEEQE